A genomic segment from Pollutimonas thiosulfatoxidans encodes:
- the aceA gene encoding isocitrate lyase, which yields MSTRETEIRDLQRTWAEDARWQGIKRGYGAEEVVRLRGSVTVEHTLARRGAEKLWGLLHEEPFINALGALTGNQAMQQVKAGLKAIYLSGWQVAGDANGAGEMYPDQSLYPANSVPLVVKRINNALTRCDQIQWMEGKNPKDEDYLDYFAPIVADAEAGFGGVLNAFELMKSMIEAGAAGVHFEDQLASVKKCGHMGGKVLVPTREAVAKLVSARLAADVLGVPTLLLARTDADAADLVTSDIDENDHAFITGERTVEGFFRTRAGIDQAISRGLAYAPYADLLWCETSTPNLEYARKFAESIHKQFPGKMLAYNCSPSFNWKKNLDDTTIAKFQRELGAMGYKFQFITLAGFHALNYGMFELAHGYARNQMSAFVELQQKEFAAADLGFTAVKHQREVGTGYFDAVTQAIEGGRSSTTALTGSTEEAQFEGSPKDGLKVA from the coding sequence ATGAGCACACGAGAAACCGAAATTCGCGACCTTCAACGAACATGGGCAGAAGATGCCCGCTGGCAGGGTATCAAGCGCGGTTATGGGGCCGAAGAGGTCGTGCGGCTGCGCGGCTCGGTCACGGTGGAGCACACGCTGGCTCGTCGCGGCGCTGAAAAACTGTGGGGCTTGCTGCATGAAGAGCCTTTCATCAATGCGCTGGGCGCCCTGACAGGCAACCAGGCCATGCAACAGGTGAAGGCGGGGCTCAAGGCCATATATCTGTCCGGTTGGCAGGTCGCCGGCGATGCCAATGGCGCGGGCGAAATGTACCCCGATCAGTCGCTGTATCCGGCCAACTCGGTGCCCCTGGTGGTCAAGCGCATCAATAATGCCTTGACCCGTTGCGACCAGATCCAGTGGATGGAAGGCAAAAACCCCAAAGACGAAGATTACCTCGACTACTTCGCCCCCATCGTGGCGGACGCGGAAGCCGGGTTTGGCGGCGTACTGAATGCCTTCGAACTCATGAAGTCCATGATCGAGGCGGGTGCAGCCGGCGTTCACTTTGAAGACCAGTTGGCTTCGGTCAAGAAGTGCGGGCACATGGGCGGGAAGGTGCTGGTGCCCACTCGCGAAGCCGTCGCCAAGTTGGTGTCGGCACGTCTGGCCGCCGACGTACTGGGCGTTCCTACCTTGTTGCTGGCTCGTACTGACGCCGATGCTGCCGACCTGGTAACCAGCGACATCGACGAGAACGATCACGCCTTCATTACCGGCGAGCGCACCGTGGAAGGCTTCTTCCGCACACGTGCCGGTATCGATCAGGCTATTTCGCGTGGGCTGGCCTATGCACCTTATGCCGATCTGCTGTGGTGCGAAACTTCCACACCCAACCTGGAATATGCCCGCAAGTTTGCCGAGTCCATCCATAAGCAGTTCCCGGGCAAGATGCTGGCCTATAACTGCTCGCCATCGTTCAATTGGAAAAAGAACCTGGACGACACCACCATCGCCAAGTTCCAGCGCGAGCTGGGCGCCATGGGCTACAAGTTCCAGTTCATCACGCTGGCCGGCTTCCACGCCCTGAACTACGGCATGTTCGAGCTGGCGCACGGTTATGCCCGCAACCAGATGAGTGCCTTCGTTGAGTTGCAGCAGAAGGAATTCGCGGCGGCCGACCTTGGCTTCACGGCCGTGAAGCACCAACGCGAGGTGGGTACCGGCTACTTCGATGCCGTCACGCAAGCTATTGAAGGCGGTCGCTCGTCCACCACGGCACTGACCGGCTCTACCGAGGAAGCACAATTTGAAGGGTCGCCCAAAGACGGC